In a single window of the Streptomyces cinnabarinus genome:
- a CDS encoding response regulator has product MTHPDFPTPESENNPLRVVVADDNPVVRAGLTALLSGREDITVVAEAADGREAYEAARHHRPDVVLLDVQMPGVDGIAALPYLVDLAPVMMLTYSRESETVEEALRRGANGYLVHGEFTAAELVEAVRGLNKGRPHFTATAAEALLTQLRRTADSHPHTEPPAPTPNKATPLSQMQPSVGQSSGRAKFQLSTREAEIMDLIASGMTNHQIAATCFISEKTVKNHINRIFAKLHSTTRAQATATWLGVT; this is encoded by the coding sequence ATGACACATCCGGATTTCCCCACGCCCGAATCCGAGAACAATCCCCTGCGCGTAGTGGTCGCTGACGACAACCCGGTAGTACGAGCGGGCCTGACAGCGCTCCTTTCCGGCCGCGAGGACATCACGGTCGTGGCGGAGGCGGCGGACGGCCGAGAAGCGTACGAGGCGGCCCGCCATCACCGCCCCGACGTGGTCCTCCTGGACGTCCAGATGCCAGGAGTGGACGGCATAGCGGCCCTCCCGTACCTGGTGGACCTGGCCCCCGTGATGATGCTGACGTACAGCAGGGAATCGGAGACGGTGGAGGAGGCCCTGCGCAGAGGGGCCAACGGCTACTTGGTCCACGGCGAGTTCACGGCGGCGGAGCTGGTGGAGGCGGTGCGGGGCCTGAACAAGGGCAGACCCCACTTCACGGCAACGGCGGCGGAGGCGCTGCTGACGCAACTGCGCAGAACGGCAGATTCGCATCCGCATACGGAACCTCCCGCTCCAACCCCAAACAAAGCCACCCCCCTTTCGCAAATGCAACCAAGTGTGGGACAGTCCTCCGGGAGGGCGAAGTTTCAACTGAGCACGAGGGAGGCGGAGATCATGGACCTCATCGCATCCGGCATGACCAACCACCAGATCGCCGCCACGTGCTTCATCAGCGAGAAGACGGTCAAGAACCACATCAACCGCATCTTCGCCAAACTCCACAGCACCACCCGGGCCCAGGCCACCGCCACATGGCTGGGGGTGACCTGA
- a CDS encoding Flp family type IVb pilin: MNNRPNLNDKGQTAVEYLGIIAVVVAIVLAITGTDIGNTIYTAIVDKIDEVVG; encoded by the coding sequence ATGAACAACCGCCCCAACCTGAACGACAAGGGTCAGACCGCGGTGGAGTACCTGGGGATCATTGCGGTGGTGGTTGCGATTGTTTTGGCTATTACGGGGACGGACATCGGCAACACGATCTACACGGCGATCGTGGACAAGATCGACGAAGTCGTCGGGTGA
- a CDS encoding pilus assembly protein TadG-related protein, which yields MTRRPRYGDTGQAFPIYITVVGGLLFLAFAYLAVGQAAANRNGAQTAADAAALAAAQDTRDQLAGKWIEVVLDPTQWQDIFDGFVPGLEPSCWRADQLAAQNDAHVEACDQTGPLEYTVEVQMDKPVGDSIVPGTEGKFAKASAKAVIEARCEFELPGEDAGDDELPQLTCEDEDWDLDPEDLTDLPDPEDLFEVHLAD from the coding sequence GTGACACGACGCCCTCGGTACGGCGACACCGGGCAGGCATTCCCCATCTACATCACGGTGGTGGGAGGCCTGCTCTTTCTTGCGTTCGCGTACCTTGCAGTCGGCCAGGCCGCAGCGAACCGCAACGGCGCCCAGACAGCTGCCGATGCGGCGGCGCTTGCGGCGGCGCAGGACACCCGAGACCAACTCGCGGGCAAGTGGATCGAAGTCGTACTCGACCCCACCCAGTGGCAGGACATCTTCGACGGTTTCGTGCCCGGACTTGAACCCTCGTGCTGGCGGGCTGACCAACTCGCGGCACAGAACGATGCCCACGTAGAGGCGTGCGATCAGACCGGTCCCTTGGAGTACACCGTCGAGGTCCAGATGGACAAGCCGGTTGGAGACTCGATCGTTCCGGGCACGGAGGGCAAGTTCGCGAAGGCGTCCGCCAAAGCCGTGATCGAGGCCCGATGCGAGTTCGAACTCCCCGGTGAGGACGCGGGGGACGACGAACTGCCGCAGCTCACCTGCGAGGACGAAGACTGGGACCTGGACCCGGAGGACCTCACCGACCTGCCGGACCCCGAGGATCTCTTCGAAGTCCATCTGGCCGACTGA
- a CDS encoding OmpA family protein: MTSPQRLTTAMAATTVMLVTTLYGAATTAHADDNPSVPPGTEATATAPVEVDPNDPDLKLPEGATLAEAKVLDIKQVVEEESGDERREDTNADVKFALQAEVLFPKDSAKLNGEAKARIAAIAKEIETQKATKIRVFGFTDNLGSSAHGDVLSKQRATAVEDILKSELNDPNITYEVRGYGEQYPIASNTTEASRKKNRRVEVSFPRSED; encoded by the coding sequence ATGACATCCCCCCAGCGCCTCACCACAGCCATGGCGGCAACCACCGTCATGCTCGTCACCACGCTCTACGGCGCCGCGACCACGGCCCACGCCGACGACAACCCCAGCGTCCCCCCAGGCACAGAAGCCACCGCCACCGCCCCCGTAGAAGTCGACCCCAACGACCCGGACCTGAAGCTCCCCGAGGGCGCCACGCTCGCCGAAGCCAAGGTGCTGGACATCAAGCAAGTCGTCGAAGAGGAGAGCGGCGACGAACGCCGCGAGGACACCAACGCGGACGTGAAGTTCGCGCTCCAGGCGGAGGTCCTGTTCCCGAAGGACAGCGCAAAGCTGAACGGCGAGGCAAAGGCCCGAATCGCAGCGATCGCGAAGGAGATCGAAACCCAGAAGGCAACAAAGATCCGGGTCTTCGGCTTCACGGACAACCTGGGTTCATCGGCCCACGGCGACGTCTTGTCCAAACAGCGAGCCACGGCCGTAGAAGACATCCTGAAATCCGAACTGAACGACCCGAACATCACCTACGAGGTCCGCGGCTACGGCGAGCAATACCCCATCGCCTCCAACACCACAGAGGCAAGCCGCAAGAAGAACCGAAGGGTGGAGGTCAGCTTTCCGCGCTCTGAGGACTGA
- a CDS encoding PrsW family glutamic-type intramembrane protease: MTVLMVAAALYGVAQLSLFSLPTRSVGPTTVLLAVLVGVHACGTAAALLELTYTRLIAETADQSLTQVVNTTSYTVAPWVEESVKVAPLLLVGLWARVRRQWGLTDFTVLGAALGAGFGLLEALLRYALDADRAIARHGGWIVPDSLSAPYVPSASQVFTSWLPAPVAPPWT, translated from the coding sequence GTGACCGTACTGATGGTGGCGGCGGCCCTGTACGGCGTCGCACAATTGTCCCTGTTCTCCTTGCCCACGAGGTCCGTAGGCCCGACAACGGTGCTGCTGGCCGTCCTCGTCGGCGTACACGCGTGCGGAACGGCCGCGGCCCTCCTTGAACTCACGTACACGAGGCTGATCGCCGAAACCGCGGACCAGTCCCTGACCCAGGTCGTGAACACCACGTCCTACACCGTGGCTCCGTGGGTGGAGGAATCGGTGAAGGTGGCACCACTGCTGCTCGTCGGACTGTGGGCGCGGGTCCGCCGACAATGGGGCCTCACCGACTTTACGGTGCTGGGGGCCGCGCTCGGTGCCGGCTTCGGGCTCCTGGAAGCGCTGCTGCGATACGCCCTTGACGCCGACCGGGCCATTGCCCGCCACGGCGGCTGGATCGTGCCCGACAGCCTGTCCGCACCGTACGTCCCCAGCGCTTCCCAGGTTTTCACCTCCTGGCTACCCGCGCCGGTCGCCCCCCCCTGGACCTAG
- a CDS encoding ATP-binding protein, with product MPANEPEAWEYTLYIPHDPRAVPVCRRTLRLILTIHGLIRLVDTAELVGAELVSNSVRHTAGPAALRVRWSAGVLRIGAWDADPAPPDPPEKWERLGGAEEEGRGLALVRACADVWGWQPLSRDGRRGKYVWCDLAAA from the coding sequence ATGCCAGCAAACGAACCCGAAGCCTGGGAGTACACCCTCTACATCCCCCACGACCCCCGCGCCGTACCTGTCTGTCGCCGCACCCTCCGCCTGATCCTGACCATCCACGGCCTGATCCGTCTGGTCGACACCGCCGAGCTGGTCGGGGCGGAGCTGGTCTCCAACTCTGTACGCCATACGGCAGGACCCGCGGCCCTGCGTGTCCGTTGGTCGGCCGGGGTGCTGCGGATCGGGGCATGGGACGCCGACCCCGCGCCTCCCGATCCGCCAGAGAAGTGGGAGCGGCTGGGTGGGGCGGAGGAGGAGGGGAGAGGCCTGGCTCTCGTGCGGGCCTGTGCCGATGTGTGGGGGTGGCAGCCGCTGTCCCGTGATGGCCGTCGCGGCAAGTACGTGTGGTGTGACCTTGCCGCTGCGTGA